The Hymenobacter swuensis DY53 genome includes the window GGCAAGTGGAGCGGCAGATGCGCTTGGCGCTACGGCTGGTGGGCGCGTTCTGGTACACAGCCTGGGTAGATGCCGGTCAACCCGACCTCGACCGGCTACCCCGTACGCCCTCCGAAAAGGAGCAGCAACGCCTCGCCCTCGAAGCCAAACAGCTGGACCAGGCTCCTGTGAAGACAGTGGCCGGCCACGATGAATAAAGTCAAAGAGAAAAAGTCAAACGCAAACGCCTGACTTAAGGCGGAAGAGCAAGCCCCGCTGCTATAGCAGAAACCTGATGGCCGATGTATCTGAAGCGCCCAGGCTGCGTATGGAAACCGCTTATCCGAGCTGCAGGCTTTCACCATGAAGCCAAACTGCGTGCTTTTATTTTTGACTTTAACCTCCCCTCATGAAAAGCCTGTACACCGTTCTGCTGCTCACCATTTCCAACCTGTTCATGACGTTTGCCTGGTACGGGCATCTGCAGTTCAAGAAAATCAGCTGGCTGCATGGGCTGGGACTGGTGGGCGTGATTCTGATTAGCTGGGGGCTGGCTTTTTTCGAGTACGTGTTTCAAGTGCCGGCCAACCGCATCGGGTTCGAGGAAAATGGCGGACCGTTCAACCTGTTTCAGCTCAAGGTGATTCAGGAAGTTATTTCGCTCACGGTGTTCACCATCTGCGCCGTGTATGTGTTCAAAACCGATAAGCTGGGCTGGAACCACCTGGCCGGCTTCGCGCTGCTGGTAGCGGCGGTGTACGTAATTTTCAAGAAGTGGTGAATTCGGGCCAGGCTGGGGTTGTAGCTCAGCGGACGCATTGCGGAGTTACACGGAGCCACCTTACAAGTTCAGCAGCAAAACCGAAATTTTACTGTCGTGCTTACATTGCCGGCCGGGCTCGCAGCCCCGTTAGCTGGGTAAGGATGCAGATAGGTCGAAACGGCGGCAACTCCCGCCCGCTATATGCGTAGGAAACGCGCCCCGTCTCGTGGGCTTTCCCTGTTTCTACCTGCTTGCTATATGCGAAAAACCTACCGTATCCTGCCACTGCTTTTGCTGTGGCTGCTGAGTTTTCATTCTCTGCAGGCCCAGCGTGTAGGCCTGGTACTAAGTGGTGGCGGGGCCAAAGGCCTCGCCCACGTAGGCGTGCTGAAAGTGCTGGAGAAAAACCGGATTCCCATCGACTACATCGTGGGTACCAGTATGGGCGCCATTGTGGGCGGCATGTACGCAGCTGGCTACTCACCCCGCGAAATCGAGGAAATTATCATGGCCCCGGCTTTCCAGACCTGGGTTTCGGGCCGGCCTTTGGAAGGCAAGGTGTTCAACTACTATGACACTGACCCCAGCCCCGCCGCCCTGCACCTGCGCCTGGCCCTCGACTCGACCCTGAAGGTGCGCGTGACACCCAAACTGGTGGACGACGTGACCCTGAACTACGTGTTGGCCACCATGCTGGCCCCGGCCGGTGCCATTTCGGGCTACGATTTCAACAAGCTGCTGGTACCGTATCGGGCCGTGGCCTCGGAGGTGTTTACCCGCGAGAAAGTGGTGCAGCGTAGCGGCTCCCTCTCCGATGCCGTGCGCAACTCGATGGCCTTTCCGCTGGCCTTCCGGCCCATCCGACAGCCCGACGGCCGCTACCTGTTCGACGGGGCTGTGGTGGATAACTTTCCTACCGGCGTGATGCGCGAGGAGTTCAAGCCCGATGTCATCATCGGGGTGAATGTGGGCGACGTGGCCTTCAGTAAATATCCCAAGCAACGGGATGATGAACTGCTGACCAGCACGCTCCTGTTCCTGGGCTCCAATGTGGCCGATACTACTTCGGTGGGCCCCAATGGCATCTTTATCCAGCCCAAGCTGGGTGATATTACGGCGGCCGATTTCGGTCAGGTGAAACAACTAGTGACCCTGGGTATCCAGGCCACCGAAGAAAAGCTGGCTCTGATTCAGCGGCGCATTACGCGCCGCGAGGATACGGTGGCGCTGCAGGCCCGGCGCCGGGCGTTTCAGGAGCGGGCTCCGCGCCCCGAGTTCAAACAGGTGAATGTGCAGGGCATTCCGGAAGTACAGCAGACGTTTGTGCGCCGGTTCTTTCAGCGCAGCGGCTCCAACTACTCGCCCGCCGATATTGAGGAAGGCTACTACCGCCTAGTGAACAACGACTTCTTCAACAACGTGTACCCGCGCATCCGCTACGACCAGCAGAAGCAGGGCTACACGCTGAACGTGGACGCCCGCCAGAACTCCAACCTCACTACCGACCTGGGCGTGCTGCTCTCGACCCGCTCGATGAGCAACTTCTACCTCGGGGCCAGCTACCGTTACCTCAACCGCTACCTTTACACCATTAAGGCCGATGCCACCATCGGGCGGTTCTACAACGGGGCGCGGGGCTCGTTCCGGGTGAGCGTGCCAGGCAATATTCCGGTTTACTTTGAGCCGACGGTTGTTTTCAACAACTTCAACTACCAAGATACCGGTGGCCTGCTCGGCAATGGTAAAGCGGCCCAGAACACCCAGCTTCAGCAGCGCGACCTGAAGACGTTCCTGCAGGTGGGCATAAGCCCCAACTACCGCAGCCGCTATGTGCTCAGCGGTGGCCTATTCACCAACCGCGACAATTTTGCCAATACCGACGCTATCCGTACTGATGATAAGCTGGACCAGAGCCGGTTTCAGGGCGGTACGGCGTCCCTCAAGTTTGAGCGCAACTCGCTCAACCGCCGCCAGTACGCCACCACCGGCCGCCGCGTGGACCTGAGCTTCCGGGGCGTGACGGGCCGGGAAAAGTACGAGCCCGGCTCCACAGCCGGCGACTTGGTGGAGCGCAACCGCAACCACCAGTGGCTGAAGGCCAACCTGTTCATGGAGCAGTATTTCAACCTGAACAAAGTGGATACGGTGGGCGCACGCACCAACGCCTGGGGCTTTATGGTGGATCTGATGGCCAGCACGCAGGGCAGTTTCTCTACCTACCGCTCTTCGCTTACCAACTCTTCCACCTTCCTGCCCCTGCCCGATTCGCGCACCATTTTCCTGGACCGCTACCGGGGCACGGCCTACGCCGCCGCCGGCCTGCGCTACGTGAAGGCTGTGGTGGGGTCTTTGGAATGGCGCACCGAGGGCTACCTCCACACTTTGGTGCGGCCCTGGGAGCGGCGCGAGGACAACTCCCTGCTGGCCAAGCGCGGCGACATCATTACCCGCCCCTACCTCACCCTCATGACGGGCTTCCAGTACCAGACGCCTGTTGGGCCGGCCGCTTTGCAGTTCATCCACTACGACGAGAAAGACCACCAATTCGGCGTCTTCGCCCATATCGGCTTCGTCCTGTTCCGCGACCGGTCGTTAGACTAAACGGTGAAATGATGAGTTGTCACGGCGAGGAGGCACGACATTCCGCGCATCCAGCAGCGTCAATTCTTCCTCTTCCAAACGCTAAATACTGACCTATTCAAAAGCCCCTGACGCCAGCACGGACGTCAGGGGCTTTCTGCATTTCAGAACTTTGTGCTGCGGAGAGGACGAATTGACGCTACTGGATGCGCGGAATGTCGTGCCTCCTCGCCGTGACAACTCATCATTTCACCACTTCCCCGCTACTGCACCAGAATCAGGGCGGAGGAGGCGGGCACCTCTACGGCCGCTTCCCCGGCAATTTCCAGCAGCCGGAGGCCTT containing:
- a CDS encoding DMT family protein; its protein translation is MKSLYTVLLLTISNLFMTFAWYGHLQFKKISWLHGLGLVGVILISWGLAFFEYVFQVPANRIGFEENGGPFNLFQLKVIQEVISLTVFTICAVYVFKTDKLGWNHLAGFALLVAAVYVIFKKW
- a CDS encoding patatin-like phospholipase family protein, with product MRKTYRILPLLLLWLLSFHSLQAQRVGLVLSGGGAKGLAHVGVLKVLEKNRIPIDYIVGTSMGAIVGGMYAAGYSPREIEEIIMAPAFQTWVSGRPLEGKVFNYYDTDPSPAALHLRLALDSTLKVRVTPKLVDDVTLNYVLATMLAPAGAISGYDFNKLLVPYRAVASEVFTREKVVQRSGSLSDAVRNSMAFPLAFRPIRQPDGRYLFDGAVVDNFPTGVMREEFKPDVIIGVNVGDVAFSKYPKQRDDELLTSTLLFLGSNVADTTSVGPNGIFIQPKLGDITAADFGQVKQLVTLGIQATEEKLALIQRRITRREDTVALQARRRAFQERAPRPEFKQVNVQGIPEVQQTFVRRFFQRSGSNYSPADIEEGYYRLVNNDFFNNVYPRIRYDQQKQGYTLNVDARQNSNLTTDLGVLLSTRSMSNFYLGASYRYLNRYLYTIKADATIGRFYNGARGSFRVSVPGNIPVYFEPTVVFNNFNYQDTGGLLGNGKAAQNTQLQQRDLKTFLQVGISPNYRSRYVLSGGLFTNRDNFANTDAIRTDDKLDQSRFQGGTASLKFERNSLNRRQYATTGRRVDLSFRGVTGREKYEPGSTAGDLVERNRNHQWLKANLFMEQYFNLNKVDTVGARTNAWGFMVDLMASTQGSFSTYRSSLTNSSTFLPLPDSRTIFLDRYRGTAYAAAGLRYVKAVVGSLEWRTEGYLHTLVRPWERREDNSLLAKRGDIITRPYLTLMTGFQYQTPVGPAALQFIHYDEKDHQFGVFAHIGFVLFRDRSLD